From a single Lolium rigidum isolate FL_2022 chromosome 7, APGP_CSIRO_Lrig_0.1, whole genome shotgun sequence genomic region:
- the LOC124670109 gene encoding pre-rRNA-processing protein ESF1-like: MAPANSANLDAAKKGKRSNSKDERRQSNGKHELRTADEAKRKHEDGQEGKEHAKKPRKEKKATGTEAGAGEVNRGDGKMKRAMEDERFAPARTDPRFRPMRRKDAKVALDSRFSSMLTDPMFASSEAPVDKRGRRRKKGARANPLLHCYLDREEGIEKGKGNKESRKPIREEEDGELGEEDEQDEDLSSSSDDDEEEDVEDDHQNSVGNDIAHYLMARHDDTPTIDKETHRLAVANMDWNHIKAVDLYMVMKSCIPKGGQVLSVSIYPTEFGLKCMNIETTQGPSTLVGDDGDDVGGKYNTNNNDDDNGNDDGGGGGEEDSDLDSESENSKIRTYELNRLRYYHAVVVCDSSATADHLYTTLDGTELMKTANVFDLRFIPDSMEFKHPARDVATEEPLNYKQPDFETPALQRRKVKLTWDDNEPDRKKILGRKFKEDQLDGIRVYLAGSDSASDTDVDDSGDESLPNGVTKRKLTNKERLARLQPGDKSDEEQTDDQDMEITFDTELKDLSRRVLERKSSETKTVWEMHQEKMKEKRKARKRLSKDDDDYSDEDSTDEKDDFFDDEKSDEEAKPIKKQKLKARGKVNDKLPEKHFEREATREELELLVAADQDAANGAKGFNIKLKSKSGKRGKDSVLDKLPEIDLSKDPRFEDMFRSHLYALDPTNPQYKRSATFMRKQPRKKGAHAGTSDNEPPVEEPSLGNTMPPYNASAKDANQKHVGASTEKLQMLSAVKSLKRNLAAFKKASMSDR, from the exons ATGGCACCAGCCAACTCCGCCAACCTCGATGCTGCAAAGAAGGGCAAGAGATCGAACTCCAAGGATGAGAGAAGGCAAAGCAATGGTAAGCACGAACTTCGTACCGCCGACGAGGCCAAGCGCAAGCACGAGGACGGGCAGGAGGGGAAGGAGCACGCCAAGAAGCCCAGGAAGGAGAAGAAGGCTACGGGGACAGAGGCAGGGGCGGGTGAGGTGAATCGGGGAGACGGGAAGATGAAGCGGGCGATGGAGGACGAGCGATTCGCGCCGGCGCGGACCGACCCGAGGTTCCGGCCGATGCGGCGGAAAGACGCCAAGGTGGCCCTCGACTCGAGGTTTAGCAGCATGCTCACGGACCCGATGTTCGCTTCGTCGGAGGCGCCGGTGGACAAGCGCGGCAGGCGCCGCAAGAAGGGCGCCAGGGCGAACCCCCTGCTGCATTGTTACCTCGACCGAGAGGAGGGGATTGAGAAGGGGAAGGGAAACAAGGAGAGCAGGAAGCCGATTCGTGAAGAGGAAGATGGTGAGCTGGGAGAAGAGGATGAGCAAGATGAAGATCTCAGTTCTAGtagcgatgacgacgaggaggaggatgtggAGGACGATCACCAG AACTCTGTTGGCAATGACATTGCTCATTACTTGATGGCGAGGCATGATGATACACCTACGATTGACAAGGAAACTCACAGGCTTGCTGTTGCTAATATGGACTGGAATCATATTAAG GCGGTGGACTTATATATGGTCATGAAATCTTGTATACCGAAAGGTGGGCAAGTTCTATCAGTCTCGATATATCCAACAGAATTCGGACTGaagtgcatgaacattgagacaaCTCAAGGCCCTTCTACTCTTGTTggtgacgatggtgatgatgttgGTGGGAAATACAATACAAACAATAATGATGACGACAATGGcaatgatgatggtggtggtggtggtgaagaagATAGTGACCTTGACTCTGAGAGTGAGAACAGCAAGATCCGTACTTATGAGCTAAACAGACTGAG GTACTACCATGCAGTTGTGGTGTGTGATTCCAGTGCAACTGCAGATCACCTATACACGACTCTTGATGGTACTGAGTTAATGAAAACGGCAAATGTTTTTGATTTGCGGTTCATTCCTGACTCTATGGAGTTCAAACACCCTGCTCGTGATGTAGCTACAGAG GAACCTCTGAATTACAAGCAGCCTGATTTTGAGACTCCTGCTTTGCAACGTAGAAAAGTTAAGCTCACCTGGGATGATAATGAACCAGATCGTAAGAAGATCTTGGGGCGGAAGTTCAAAGAGGATCAG TTAGATGGCATTCGTGTATATTTAGCAGGCAGTGACAGCGCATCAGACACTGATGTAGACGATTCTGGTGATGAGTCCCTGCCAAATGGTGTAACAAAAAGAAAGTTAACAAATAAGGAACGGTTGGCTCGTTTACAACCAGGAGATAAATCTGATGAGGAACAAACTGATGACCAGGACATGGAGATAACATTCGACACCGAGCTCAAGGACCTCAGCAGACGTGTCCTTGAGAGAAAGAGCAGCGAGACGAAGACTGTCTGGGAGATGCACCAAGAAAAAATGAAGGAGAAGCGGAAAGCTAGGAAGAGGTTGTCAAAGGATGACGATGACTATAGCGACGAAGATAGTACTGATGAAAAGGATGATTTCTTTGATGATGAAAAGTCTGATGAAGAAGCTAAGCCAATCAAGAAACAGAAGTTGAAGGCCAGAGGtaaagtaaatgacaagcttcCAGAGAAACATTTTGAGCGAGAAGCAACTAGAGAAGAGTTGGAGCTCTTGGTTGCTGCTGACCAGGATGCAGCTAATGGTGCAAAGGGTTTTAACATAAAACTCAAGAGTAAAAGTGGCAAAAGGGGCAAGGATTCTGTCCTGGACAAACTTCCTGAAATCGATCTTAGCAAGGACCCAAGGTTCGAGGACATGTTCAGATCTCATCTGTATGCATTGGATCCTACTAATCCCCAGTACAAGAG GAGCGCCACCTTCATGCGAAAACAACCTAGGAAGAAGGGTGCGCATGCAGGCACATCAGATAATGAACCACCTGTGGAGGAACCATCTCTGGGAAATACAATGCCACCTTATAATGCATCTGCTAAGGACGCCAATCAGAAACATGTTGGGGCGTCCACGGAGAAACTGCAGATGCTTTCTGCTGTCAAATCTCTCAAGAGGAACCTTGCTGCGTTCAAAAAAGCAAGCATGAGTGACCGATAG
- the LOC124674240 gene encoding aspartic proteinase nepenthesin-1-like: MASTALAVLTFAVLIRTFPPITCAIANHGFRGTLTRLHKHSSNYSAAVHRDTRRLAFLTPAPTTSPAIAALQAMAENGVGAYHVSLSIGTPPLTFPAILDTGSDLLGVGRFSYCLRSDAGASPILFGSLANVTKGDGAQSTPLVRNPKVPVSRAPYYYVNLTGVRVGAADLPVTPATFGFTSTGAGGVIVDSGTTFSYLAKAGYAMLERAFLSQTAGLLTRVSGAPFDFDLCFEAASDVDAVLVPGLVLSFAGGAEYSVPRRSYFDAVDEEGRVACLLVLPTGGVSVIGNVMQMDLHLLYDLDGGTMSFAPADCATV; this comes from the exons ATGGCGTCCACAGCTCTAGCCGTTCTCACGTTTGCAGTACTCATCCGCACGTTCCCGCCGATAACTTGCGCAATCGCCAATCATGGTTTCCGCGGCACCCTCACTCGCCTGCACAAACACTCCAGCAACTACTCCGCCgcggtgcaccgcgacacgcgccgCCTCGCTTTCCTCACGCCCGCTCCAACGACGAGCCCCGCCATTGCGGCCCTCCAGGCGATGGCCGAGAACGGCGTCGGAGCGTACCACGTGAGCCTCTCCATCGGCACGCCGCCGCTCACCTTCCCGGCGATCCTCGACACCGGCAGCGACCTG CTCGGCGTCGGCCGGTTCTCCTACTGCCTCCGCTCCGACGCAGGCGCCAGCCCGATACTGTTCGGGTCCCTTGCAAACGTGACGAAAGGCGACGGCGCGCAGTCCACGCCGCTCGTCCGGAACCCCAAGGTGCCGGTGTCTCGCGCCCCGTACTACTACGTCAACCTCACCGGCGTCAGGGTCGGCGCGGCGGACCTCCCGGTCACGCCCGCGACGTTCGGGTTCACGAGCACCGGCGCGGGCGGGGTGATCGTCGACTCCGGCACGACGTTCTCGTACCTTGCCAAAGCAGGCTACGCGATGCTGGAGCGGGCGTTCCTGTCGCAGACGGCCGGCCTGCTGACGAGAGTGAGCGGCGCGCCGTTCGACTTCGACCTGTGCTTCGAGGCTGCTTCCGACGTCGACGCCGTGCTCGTGCCTGGTCTGGTGCTGAGCTTTGCCGGCGGCGCCGAGTACTCCGTGCCGCGGCGGAGCTACTTCGACGCCGTGGACGAGGAAGGCCGCGTGGCGTGCTTGTTGGTGCTCCCGACGGGGGGCGTCTCCGTCATAGGCAACGTGATGCAGATGGATCTGCACCTGCTCTATGATCTCGACGGCGGAACCATGTCCTTCGCGCCGGCCGATTGTGCTACTGTCTGA
- the LOC124672650 gene encoding aspartic proteinase nepenthesin-1-like, translating to MASSERYLLLWLLLLLPSTSSASSRGIRLELSHADTRGDFTGTERIRRAAERSHRRVNGLLDTGISSTATLKGDGIEGTATVHASTATYLVDLAIGTPPLALTAVLDTGSDLIWTQCDAPCRKCFPQPAPLYAPARSATYANVSCRSTLCDDPSSRCSAPERGCPYYFSYGDGTSTDGVLATETLTFESGAAVHGIAFGCGTENHGSTDNSSGLVGLGRGPLSLVSQLGVTRFSYCFTPFNDKTASPLFLGPSATALSTAAKSTPFAPNPAVVGRTSSYYYLNLEGISVDETLLPIDPAVFQVSPMGGGGFIIDSGTTFTALEERAFVVLARAFATRVGLPLASGAHLGLSLCFAAPEGRTDAVDVPRLVFHFDGADMAFPSESYVVEDRSGGVACLGMVSMRGMSVLGSLQQQSMHVLYDLEAGTLSFEHAKCGDL from the coding sequence ATGGCGTCGTCAGAGAGATATCTTCTCCTCTGGCTCCTCCTCTTGCTGCCGTCGACTTCCAGTGCGTCGAGCCGTGGCATCCGTCTGGAGCTAAGTCACGCAGACACCCGCGGCGACTTCACGGGGACCGAACGCATCCGCCGCGCCGCCGAACGGAGCCACCGCCGCGTCAACGGCCTGCTTGACACTGGCATCTCATCCACTGCAACGCTCAAGGGCGACGGCATTGAAGGAACGGCGACAGTGCACGCGAGCACGGCGACGTACCTCGTCGACCTCGCCATCGGCACGCCGCCGCTCgcgctcaccgccgtcctcgacacggGCAGCGACCTCATCTGGACGCAGTGCGACGCGCCCTGCCGGAAGTGCTTCCCGCAGCCCGCGCCGCTGTACGCGCCGGCCAGGTCCGCCACCTACGCCAACGTCTCGTGCCGCTCCACGCTCTGCGACGACCCGAGTTCGCGCTGCTCCGCGCCCGAGCGCGGCTGCCCGTACTACTTCTCCTACGGCGACGGCACCTCGACGGACGGCGTCCTCGCCACGGAAACGTTGACCTTCGAGTCTGGCGCCGCCGTGCACGGCATCGCCTTCGGCTGCGGCACGGAGAACCACGGCAGCACGGACAACTCGTCCGGTCTGGTCGGGTTGGGGAGGGGGCCACTGTCGCTGGTGTCTCAGCTGGGTGTCACGAGGTTCTCCTACTGCTTCACGCCCTTCAACGACAAGACGGCGAGCCCACTCTTCCTCGGCCCGTCGGCGACGGCCCTCTCGACCGCCGCCAAGTCCACGCCGTTCGCGCCAAACCCAGCCGTTGTCGGGCGCACGAGCTCCTACTACTACCTCAACCTGGAAGGGATCAGCGTCGACGAGACCCTGCTGCCGATCGACCCCGCCGTGTTCCAGGTGTCGCCGATGGGCGGCGGCGggttcatcatcgactccggcaCGACGTTCACGGCGCTGGAGGAGCGAGCGTTCGTGGTGCTGGCCCGCGCGTTCGCGACACGGGTGGGGCTCCCGCTGGCCAGCGGCGCGCACCTCGGGCTCAGCCTCTGCTTCGCCGCGCCGGAGGGGAGGACCGACGCCGTGGACGTGCCGCGCCTGGTGTTCCATTTCGACGGTGCGGACATGGCGTTCCCCAGTGAGAGCTACGTGGTGGAGGACCGGAGCGGCGGCGTGGCGTGCCTGGGGATGGTGAGCATGCGGGGGATGTCGGTGCTGGGCAGCCTGCAGCAGCAGAGCATGCACGTCCTCTACGATCTCGAGGCGGGCACCCTGTCGTTCGAGCATGCAAAATGCGGTGACCTTTAA